A section of the Mesorhizobium loti genome encodes:
- a CDS encoding GNAT family N-acetyltransferase, whose translation MGYRPDQIRSPGAPISGDGSMAEQERWKELSKAAGSASVPRPVTLTGDHISLVPLCREDADDIFRLTHAGERDEIWADMKVGPFDGVESFRAHVGDLLGDQSRVFLTLRTAARPVGWLCLMEARPAHRVIELGYILFAPVLQRTVAASESLFLIMRHVFDDLGYRRLEWTCTTANAKSRRAADRLGFVFEGILREGLTLKGRPCDICMYSLLARDWVAANAAFLIWLHPDNFVDGRQVQSLEQVRVRV comes from the coding sequence TTGGGGTACCGTCCGGACCAGATTCGCTCCCCCGGGGCGCCAATCAGCGGTGACGGGAGCATGGCTGAGCAAGAGAGATGGAAGGAACTGTCGAAAGCAGCCGGCAGTGCGAGCGTTCCCCGGCCAGTAACCTTGACCGGAGATCATATAAGTCTGGTTCCGCTCTGTCGCGAAGATGCCGACGATATCTTCCGGCTAACCCACGCCGGCGAACGCGACGAGATCTGGGCCGATATGAAAGTGGGGCCGTTCGACGGGGTCGAGTCTTTCCGCGCGCATGTCGGCGACCTGCTTGGCGACCAATCGCGCGTATTTCTGACACTAAGAACCGCCGCAAGGCCTGTTGGCTGGCTTTGCCTGATGGAGGCAAGGCCGGCACACAGGGTGATCGAACTCGGCTATATCCTCTTCGCACCGGTTCTACAAAGGACTGTCGCGGCCAGCGAGTCGCTGTTCCTCATCATGCGGCACGTCTTCGACGATCTGGGTTATCGCCGCTTGGAATGGACCTGCACGACGGCCAATGCGAAATCCAGGCGAGCAGCCGATCGGCTGGGTTTCGTCTTCGAGGGCATATTGCGCGAAGGCCTCACCTTGAAAGGGCGCCCATGCGACATCTGCATGTATTCCCTGCTGGCCCGGGATTGGGTGGCTGCCAACGCCGCCTTCTTGATTTGGCTACATCCTGACAATTTTGTCGATGGACGCCAGGTGCAATCCTTGGAGCAGGTCAGGGTGCGGGTATGA
- the rbsK gene encoding ribokinase → MALGKPVVMKPVVILGVFVADTAYRADRQPRMGETILGNSFKLGPGGKGSNQAVAAGKLGADTTFLTRLGVDAFADMARRTWRDAGVKSAVIDTPDSYTGAAYIFVEEGSGNNAIIVSPGAAMLISSADIEANADLIGGAGVFVTQLEQPIDAALRALEIARGAGVTTILNPAPAAKLPDRIYTLCDYLTPNETETEELTGLKVSSVDDARVAAGKLLEKGVGAVIVTLGDKGALLHTRDRSEHVPAISAGPVVETTGAGDAFNGGFAAALSRGVEPLQAVRFACAVAGISVTRPGTAPSMPTLREVEALLDQN, encoded by the coding sequence ATGGCTTTGGGCAAGCCTGTCGTCATGAAACCTGTCGTCATCCTGGGCGTCTTCGTCGCCGATACCGCCTATCGCGCCGACCGCCAGCCGCGCATGGGCGAAACGATCCTCGGCAATTCGTTCAAGCTCGGGCCGGGCGGCAAGGGTTCGAACCAGGCGGTGGCTGCCGGCAAGCTCGGTGCCGATACCACCTTCCTGACCCGGCTTGGCGTCGATGCCTTCGCCGACATGGCCAGGCGGACCTGGAGGGATGCCGGCGTGAAAAGCGCCGTCATCGATACGCCGGATAGCTACACCGGCGCCGCCTACATCTTCGTCGAGGAGGGAAGCGGCAACAACGCCATCATCGTCAGCCCTGGTGCGGCCATGCTGATCTCGTCGGCCGATATCGAGGCCAATGCCGACCTGATCGGCGGGGCCGGCGTCTTTGTCACGCAGCTCGAACAGCCGATCGACGCGGCGCTGAGGGCGCTGGAGATCGCGCGCGGGGCAGGGGTGACGACCATCCTCAACCCCGCTCCCGCTGCCAAGCTTCCCGACCGCATCTACACGCTCTGCGACTATCTCACGCCGAACGAGACCGAGACGGAGGAATTGACGGGGCTGAAAGTCTCCTCGGTCGATGACGCCCGGGTCGCCGCCGGCAAGCTGCTCGAAAAGGGCGTCGGCGCCGTCATCGTCACGCTCGGTGACAAGGGCGCTCTACTGCACACCAGGGACCGCTCCGAGCATGTCCCCGCCATCAGCGCCGGGCCGGTGGTCGAAACCACGGGAGCCGGAGATGCTTTCAACGGCGGCTTCGCCGCCGCGCTTTCGCGAGGCGTGGAGCCGCTGCAAGCGGTGCGCTTTGCCTGCGCGGTCGCCGGCATTTCGGTGACGCGACCGGGCACGGCGCCGTCGATGCCGACACTGCGCGAGGTCGAGGCGCTGCTGGACCAAAACTAG
- a CDS encoding RbsD/FucU family protein, with protein sequence MLKGIHPLLNADVLQALRAMGHGDDLIVADTNFPSDSVARQTALGRLLRIDAPAAEVVKAVLSLYPLDTFVDDSAARMEIVGKPDEIPPVQKEVQKEVDAAEGKSWPMLPVERYAFYERAKRAYCVIQTGERRFYGCFAFRKGVVPPDAA encoded by the coding sequence ATGCTCAAAGGGATCCATCCGTTGCTCAATGCCGACGTGCTGCAGGCATTGCGGGCGATGGGACATGGCGACGACCTGATAGTCGCCGACACCAATTTCCCGTCCGATTCGGTGGCGCGCCAGACGGCGCTCGGACGGCTGTTGCGCATCGATGCCCCGGCGGCGGAAGTGGTGAAGGCGGTGCTGTCGCTCTACCCGCTGGATACGTTCGTCGACGACTCCGCGGCGCGCATGGAGATCGTCGGCAAGCCGGACGAGATTCCGCCCGTGCAGAAGGAAGTGCAAAAGGAAGTCGACGCGGCCGAGGGCAAGTCCTGGCCGATGCTCCCGGTCGAGCGTTACGCTTTCTATGAGCGCGCCAAGCGGGCCTATTGTGTCATCCAGACCGGCGAGCGCCGCTTCTACGGCTGCTTCGCCTTCCGCAAGGGCGTCGTGCCGCCGGACGCGGCGTAG
- a CDS encoding ABC transporter ATP-binding protein, protein MAQVTISKVAKAFGTVKVLHEVSVDIADGQFVVLVGPSGCGKSTLLRMVAGLETVSGGTIAIGDRVVNHLPPAKRDIAMVFQNYALYPHKTVEQNMAFALKLRKTDPAVVAERVKRAADILDLNPYLKRYPRQLSGGQRQRVAMGRAIVRNPQVFLFDEPLSNLDAKLRVQMRTEIKELHQRLKTTTIYVTHDQIEAMTMADKIVVMRDGRIEQVGAPLELFDRPANLFVAGFIGSPSMNLLKGVLRKGDKPGVDISGTLFPIGDNAAQDGQAVVYGVRPEHIEIHPDGVPAKISVVEPTGSETLVFLRFGDGEMVALFRERHDFKPGDTLKLRPRLDHIHLFDAETGQRL, encoded by the coding sequence ATGGCTCAAGTCACGATCAGCAAGGTGGCCAAGGCGTTTGGAACCGTCAAGGTTCTGCACGAAGTTAGCGTCGACATCGCTGACGGACAGTTCGTCGTGCTGGTCGGTCCTTCAGGTTGCGGCAAGTCCACGCTGCTCAGAATGGTGGCCGGGCTGGAGACCGTTTCCGGTGGCACGATCGCCATCGGCGACCGTGTCGTCAATCATTTGCCGCCGGCAAAACGCGACATCGCCATGGTGTTCCAGAACTATGCGCTCTATCCGCACAAAACGGTCGAGCAGAACATGGCCTTTGCCCTCAAGCTGCGGAAAACCGATCCGGCGGTGGTCGCCGAGCGAGTCAAGCGCGCCGCCGACATCCTTGATCTCAATCCCTACCTCAAACGCTATCCCCGGCAGCTCTCGGGCGGCCAGCGCCAACGCGTGGCGATGGGGCGTGCCATCGTGCGCAATCCGCAGGTGTTCCTCTTCGACGAGCCGCTCTCGAACCTCGATGCCAAGCTGCGCGTGCAGATGCGCACCGAGATCAAGGAACTCCACCAGCGGCTGAAAACAACCACCATCTACGTCACCCACGACCAGATCGAGGCGATGACGATGGCCGACAAGATCGTCGTCATGCGCGACGGCCGCATCGAGCAGGTCGGCGCGCCACTGGAGCTGTTCGACCGGCCGGCCAATTTGTTCGTCGCCGGTTTCATCGGCTCACCTTCGATGAACTTGCTCAAGGGTGTTTTGCGCAAGGGCGACAAGCCGGGCGTCGACATATCAGGCACATTGTTCCCGATTGGCGACAATGCCGCGCAGGACGGACAGGCTGTCGTCTATGGCGTGCGCCCCGAGCATATCGAGATCCATCCCGATGGCGTGCCGGCGAAGATTTCGGTGGTCGAGCCGACCGGGTCCGAAACGCTGGTCTTCCTGCGCTTTGGCGACGGCGAGATGGTGGCATTGTTTCGCGAACGCCACGACTTCAAGCCCGGCGATACGCTCAAACTTCGGCCAAGGCTCGACCATATCCACCTGTTCGACGCCGAGACCGGCCAGCGTCTCTGA
- a CDS encoding ABC transporter substrate-binding protein → MRTGLYDKLIRAGATRRDVLKGAASMAAIAAASGAGLGALTRPASAASELRSKILQIPGVGKGQPTDADFQKVGELCLDATKANVKEGEFAGVELTFMGLNNQNLHNVLFRGFLKPWEAYTGAKISWIDLAQADYNARLQQSIATGTVDFDIIEMGAPFEGDVCGKGLTSEMPDWVKKQIDFDDLVNYLKPPVGTWDGKQYRVTIDGDTHNFNYRTDVFADADLAKQWKDGGGEGEWGVPKTWQQVQAVTKFLKGKKFKGQDVYGYLDAPKPWGGFGFYFLGSRATAYAKHPDDKAWLFDADTMKPRVNNPAWVRAIQDVIDALPSEPADQINADPNTTAFQQFLAGTGSMIPWWGDVGSNVKTNDSSVIGDVTGFSILPGSDDVYNSKTGKWEKLASGPNYSPNCAYLGWGVYVMARVDSDEKKKKAAWSAAAHLGGKDLSIWTAMYPSGFQPYRNSHFDIPEWVAAGYDEAFITSYLKSEGDSYNHPNAAIEPRIPGIFQYYSAAEDILANTFAGKMKAQEGADAIAAAWEKLTDQIGREKQIKLYKASLGMA, encoded by the coding sequence ATGAGAACAGGTCTTTACGATAAATTGATCCGCGCCGGCGCCACAAGGCGCGACGTATTGAAGGGCGCGGCCAGCATGGCCGCGATCGCGGCGGCATCCGGTGCCGGGCTCGGCGCGCTGACGCGCCCGGCTTCCGCTGCAAGCGAGCTTCGCTCGAAGATCCTGCAGATTCCCGGCGTTGGCAAAGGCCAGCCGACCGATGCCGATTTCCAGAAGGTCGGCGAGCTCTGCCTCGACGCGACCAAGGCCAATGTCAAGGAAGGCGAATTCGCCGGCGTTGAACTGACCTTCATGGGCCTCAACAACCAGAACCTGCACAATGTGCTGTTCCGCGGCTTTCTGAAACCATGGGAGGCCTATACCGGCGCCAAGATCAGCTGGATCGACCTGGCGCAGGCCGACTACAACGCCCGCCTGCAACAGTCGATCGCCACCGGCACCGTCGACTTCGACATTATTGAGATGGGCGCCCCCTTCGAAGGCGACGTCTGCGGCAAGGGCCTGACCTCGGAAATGCCCGACTGGGTCAAGAAGCAGATCGATTTCGACGATCTGGTCAATTATCTGAAGCCGCCGGTCGGCACCTGGGATGGCAAGCAGTATCGCGTGACCATCGACGGCGACACGCACAATTTCAACTACCGCACCGACGTGTTCGCCGATGCCGACCTCGCCAAGCAGTGGAAGGACGGCGGCGGTGAAGGCGAATGGGGCGTGCCGAAGACCTGGCAGCAAGTGCAGGCCGTGACCAAGTTCCTCAAGGGCAAGAAATTCAAGGGCCAGGACGTGTACGGCTATCTCGATGCGCCCAAGCCCTGGGGCGGTTTCGGCTTTTACTTCCTCGGCAGCCGCGCCACCGCCTATGCCAAGCATCCCGACGACAAGGCCTGGCTGTTCGACGCCGACACGATGAAGCCGCGCGTCAACAATCCGGCCTGGGTGCGCGCCATCCAGGACGTGATCGACGCGCTGCCCTCCGAACCGGCCGACCAGATCAACGCCGATCCGAACACCACCGCCTTCCAGCAGTTCCTGGCCGGCACCGGCTCGATGATCCCCTGGTGGGGCGACGTCGGCTCGAACGTCAAGACCAATGATTCCTCTGTGATCGGCGACGTCACAGGCTTCTCGATCCTGCCGGGTTCGGATGACGTCTACAACTCCAAGACCGGCAAATGGGAAAAGCTCGCCAGCGGCCCGAACTACTCGCCGAACTGCGCCTATCTCGGCTGGGGCGTCTACGTGATGGCCCGAGTCGACAGCGACGAGAAAAAGAAGAAAGCGGCATGGTCCGCCGCCGCCCATCTCGGCGGCAAGGACCTGTCTATCTGGACGGCGATGTATCCGTCCGGCTTCCAGCCCTACCGCAATTCCCATTTCGACATTCCGGAATGGGTGGCGGCCGGCTACGACGAGGCCTTCATCACCTCGTACCTCAAGTCGGAAGGCGACAGCTACAACCATCCGAACGCGGCGATCGAGCCACGCATCCCCGGCATCTTCCAGTATTATTCCGCCGCCGAGGACATTCTGGCCAACACCTTCGCCGGCAAGATGAAGGCGCAGGAAGGCGCCGACGCTATTGCCGCGGCCTGGGAAAAGCTGACCGACCAGATCGGCCGCGAAAAGCAGATCAAGCTCTACAAGGCCTCGCTCGGCATGGCCTGA
- a CDS encoding carbohydrate ABC transporter permease codes for MADQILPTNDWPANAVPSDLIPPGRKRLGWALMALATFGLLATILAQIIYKSEVDTIGFETWRPVVYAYVLWGVALGIGQVLTRGEDGQRALFLLPALLFTIAMVIFPTLFGFYIALTDWNLSSFSGRRFNGLANFWQMLGDPYYRNALFNMVLYVLAVLVEYVIAFGLALLLNAQIRARKFFRVVFLMPLMLSPVAVSWMIGKSLMEYRFGPAATLARHLGWDNPAFFSDPITARISIMLLDAWTFIPFMMIMLLAGLQAMSREVLEAARVDGATAWQTFWQVTFPLMLPVSVTAVILRIIFKLKLADIIITVTSGGPGGATDSVSSFIYREYRDRSNVGYGTMLAMAYLVIIVVFVTWLLKLANRFVRNVN; via the coding sequence GTGGCTGACCAGATTTTGCCCACCAATGATTGGCCGGCAAACGCCGTCCCATCCGACCTGATCCCGCCAGGCCGCAAACGCCTTGGCTGGGCGCTGATGGCGTTGGCCACGTTCGGCCTCCTGGCAACGATCCTGGCACAGATCATCTACAAGAGCGAAGTCGACACGATCGGTTTCGAGACCTGGCGACCGGTCGTGTATGCCTATGTGCTGTGGGGCGTGGCGCTCGGCATCGGCCAGGTGCTGACGCGCGGCGAGGACGGGCAGCGCGCGCTGTTCCTGTTGCCGGCGCTACTGTTCACCATCGCCATGGTGATCTTTCCGACGCTGTTCGGCTTCTACATCGCGCTCACCGACTGGAACCTTTCCTCCTTCAGTGGCCGCAGGTTCAACGGGCTCGCCAATTTCTGGCAGATGCTTGGCGATCCCTACTACCGCAATGCACTGTTCAACATGGTGCTCTATGTCCTGGCGGTGCTGGTCGAATATGTTATCGCCTTCGGCCTGGCGCTGTTGCTCAACGCACAGATCAGGGCGCGAAAATTCTTCCGCGTCGTGTTCCTGATGCCGCTGATGCTGTCGCCGGTCGCGGTATCGTGGATGATTGGCAAATCGCTGATGGAATACCGGTTCGGGCCGGCGGCGACGCTGGCGCGCCATCTCGGCTGGGATAATCCCGCCTTCTTCTCCGATCCGATCACAGCGCGCATCTCAATCATGCTGCTCGACGCTTGGACCTTCATTCCCTTCATGATGATCATGCTGCTGGCCGGCCTGCAGGCCATGTCGCGCGAGGTGCTGGAGGCGGCGCGCGTCGACGGCGCGACCGCATGGCAGACCTTCTGGCAGGTCACCTTCCCGCTCATGCTGCCGGTTTCGGTGACGGCGGTGATCCTGCGCATCATCTTCAAGCTGAAGCTTGCGGACATCATCATCACGGTAACATCAGGCGGCCCGGGCGGCGCGACCGATTCCGTATCGAGCTTCATCTACCGCGAATACCGCGACCGTTCGAATGTCGGTTACGGCACCATGCTGGCAATGGCCTATCTCGTCATCATCGTCGTGTTCGTGACCTGGCTGCTGAAGCTCGCCAACCGCTTCGTGCGCAACGTCAACTGA
- a CDS encoding carbohydrate ABC transporter permease: MSVQTTDYTVSEIRSPASFITSRVFIYGALVFWAFICLFPIYWTITTSFKSAVDVTQGHLIPFVDFWPDWKGWRSLGLSPDSIFQTSTVRDEFFKRFMNSVITSVGASSLAIVIGSLAAYGLTRYRYKFAWFRNEDISFFFLSQLILPPVVLALPFLVLYREVGLLDTRVGLILLYTLMVLPIVIWIMRDQFNSIPVELEEAALVDGLSIWGAFFRIVMPIALPGMVAAFILAMVLCWNEYFFAALLTSTDAKTIPVMVASQTGSQGINWWSMAALATAAIAPLAVIGIALERYLIMGMTAGAVK, translated from the coding sequence ATGAGCGTTCAGACCACCGACTATACCGTCTCCGAAATCCGCTCTCCGGCGAGCTTCATCACCAGCCGCGTCTTCATCTACGGGGCGCTTGTCTTCTGGGCCTTCATTTGCCTGTTCCCGATCTACTGGACGATAACGACCTCGTTCAAATCGGCGGTCGACGTCACGCAAGGCCATCTCATCCCCTTCGTCGACTTCTGGCCGGACTGGAAAGGCTGGCGATCGCTCGGCCTATCGCCGGATTCGATCTTCCAGACCTCCACGGTGCGCGATGAGTTCTTCAAGCGCTTCATGAACTCGGTCATCACCTCGGTCGGCGCATCGAGCCTCGCCATCGTCATCGGCAGCCTGGCCGCCTACGGCCTGACGCGCTACCGCTACAAGTTCGCATGGTTCAGGAACGAGGACATCTCCTTCTTCTTCCTGTCGCAGCTGATCCTGCCGCCCGTGGTGCTCGCCCTGCCCTTCCTGGTGCTCTACCGGGAAGTCGGCCTGCTCGACACGCGCGTCGGGCTGATCCTGCTCTACACGCTGATGGTGCTGCCGATCGTCATCTGGATCATGCGCGACCAGTTCAACTCCATCCCGGTCGAACTGGAGGAAGCGGCCCTCGTCGATGGCCTGTCGATCTGGGGCGCGTTTTTCCGCATCGTCATGCCGATCGCGCTGCCTGGCATGGTCGCCGCCTTCATCCTGGCGATGGTGCTATGCTGGAACGAGTATTTCTTCGCCGCCCTTTTGACTTCGACCGATGCCAAGACCATTCCGGTCATGGTGGCGAGCCAGACCGGCTCGCAAGGCATCAACTGGTGGTCGATGGCGGCGCTCGCCACCGCGGCCATAGCGCCCCTCGCCGTCATCGGCATCGCGCTGGAGCGCTATCTGATCATGGGCATGACCGCGGGAGCGGTGAAATAG
- a CDS encoding creatininase family protein: MRYELMLPHQIRKAIAQNWPVALPLGVLEYHGEHMAVGMDTLAVIKTLELFEQERDIVILPPFYYGAASYAVAPPEGTGSVQVGGNQLAPFGEELFYSLLRIGFRNIHAIVHHQTENFAAGMPTDLAFKTAGRQAIFRFLEKQRGEGWWGSETMADYYAGHAEGENFFNWVQVHPLMPAAMNGKYPFDHAGIGETSLMLALCPDAVDAARFADNTGWYTAGAKDASAELGQTGVAMIMDHLRSILKT, from the coding sequence ATGCGTTATGAACTGATGCTGCCGCACCAGATCCGCAAGGCGATCGCGCAGAATTGGCCGGTCGCGCTGCCGCTTGGCGTGCTCGAATACCATGGCGAGCACATGGCCGTCGGCATGGACACGCTGGCCGTCATCAAGACGCTGGAGCTGTTCGAGCAGGAGAGGGACATCGTCATCCTGCCGCCCTTCTACTACGGCGCGGCGAGTTACGCGGTGGCACCGCCGGAAGGCACTGGTTCGGTGCAGGTCGGCGGCAATCAACTGGCCCCATTCGGCGAGGAGCTGTTCTACAGCCTGCTGCGCATCGGCTTCCGCAACATCCACGCCATCGTCCATCACCAGACCGAGAACTTTGCCGCCGGCATGCCGACCGATCTGGCCTTCAAGACCGCCGGCCGTCAGGCGATCTTCCGTTTTCTGGAGAAGCAGCGCGGCGAGGGCTGGTGGGGTTCCGAGACGATGGCCGACTATTATGCCGGACATGCCGAGGGGGAAAACTTCTTCAACTGGGTGCAGGTGCATCCGTTGATGCCGGCCGCCATGAACGGCAAGTACCCGTTCGACCATGCGGGCATCGGCGAGACATCGCTGATGCTGGCGCTATGCCCCGACGCTGTCGATGCCGCCCGCTTCGCCGACAATACCGGCTGGTATACGGCTGGTGCCAAGGACGCATCGGCGGAACTTGGGCAAACAGGCGTTGCCATGATCATGGATCACCTGCGGTCCATTCTGAAGACTTGA
- a CDS encoding SIS domain-containing protein produces the protein MSGPSENLFKTALDELGGVLARMDEGSIDAACKLLADAGQIVVYGCGREALQVKGFAMRLYHLGLPVSVVGDMTTPPLGPGDVFLSSSGPGETSTVLTLMQVARNVGATNLLLTAQAGGSAAGLADTTLLIPAQTMADDQGLQKTSVLPMGSVFEGALFLLFEVMVLKLKSLTGASPEAMRARHTNME, from the coding sequence GTGAGCGGGCCGAGCGAGAACCTCTTCAAGACCGCGCTCGATGAGCTCGGCGGCGTGCTGGCACGTATGGATGAAGGCAGCATCGACGCCGCCTGCAAGCTGCTGGCCGATGCAGGGCAAATCGTCGTCTATGGCTGCGGTCGCGAGGCTTTGCAGGTCAAGGGTTTCGCCATGCGGCTCTACCATCTCGGCCTGCCTGTCTCGGTGGTCGGCGACATGACCACGCCGCCGCTGGGTCCAGGCGATGTTTTCCTGTCCAGTTCCGGGCCGGGAGAAACCTCGACAGTGCTGACCTTGATGCAGGTTGCGCGCAACGTCGGCGCGACCAATCTGCTGCTGACCGCCCAGGCCGGCGGCAGTGCCGCGGGACTGGCCGACACCACGCTGCTCATCCCGGCCCAGACCATGGCCGATGACCAGGGCCTACAGAAGACTTCGGTCCTGCCGATGGGCTCGGTGTTCGAAGGAGCCCTGTTCCTGCTGTTCGAGGTGATGGTGCTGAAACTCAAATCCCTGACGGGTGCGTCGCCCGAAGCCATGCGCGCCCGCCACACCAACATGGAATAG
- a CDS encoding aldo/keto reductase: protein MKTRHFDRIGNGGITFTELGFGTAPLGNLYRTVSDEDANATLDAAWATGCRYYDTAPLYGLGLSETRLNPFLRGKKRDDYVLSSKVGRLMRACPPEQRTGIGKFFDTPSRREVYDYSYDGVMRSFEASLERLGVDRIDILFVHDVDIFTHGSKEASDQRIEEFMRSGYYGLLSLRDQGVIKAFGGGINEWQVAQTLAERGDFDLFLLAGRYTLLEQEALTSFLPLCQKRGIGIVLGGPYNSGILATGPKPGAYYNYSEAPRDVLERVAGIEAVCKRHGVRLIEAALQFPLLHPSVVSVIPGGQRPSEVESNRALLDAKLPAALWADLKKEGLMRADAPTA, encoded by the coding sequence ATGAAGACACGGCATTTCGACCGCATCGGCAATGGCGGCATCACCTTCACCGAACTCGGCTTCGGCACGGCGCCGCTCGGCAATCTCTACCGCACCGTTTCGGACGAGGATGCCAATGCCACGCTGGATGCCGCCTGGGCGACCGGCTGCCGCTACTACGACACCGCGCCGCTCTATGGGCTCGGCCTGTCTGAAACGCGCCTCAATCCCTTCCTGCGCGGCAAGAAGCGCGACGACTATGTGCTGTCGAGCAAGGTCGGCCGCCTGATGCGCGCCTGCCCGCCCGAGCAGCGTACGGGCATCGGCAAGTTCTTCGACACGCCGTCGCGCCGCGAGGTGTACGATTACAGCTATGACGGCGTGATGCGCTCATTCGAGGCCTCGCTTGAGCGGCTTGGCGTGGACCGGATAGACATACTGTTCGTGCATGATGTCGACATCTTCACCCATGGCAGCAAGGAGGCGTCCGACCAGCGCATCGAGGAATTCATGCGCTCGGGCTATTATGGACTGCTGTCGCTGCGCGACCAGGGCGTCATCAAGGCATTCGGCGGCGGCATCAACGAATGGCAGGTTGCCCAGACGCTGGCCGAGCGCGGCGATTTCGACCTGTTCCTGCTTGCCGGGCGTTACACGCTGCTCGAACAGGAAGCGCTGACATCCTTCCTGCCGCTCTGCCAGAAACGCGGCATCGGCATCGTTCTCGGTGGCCCCTACAATTCCGGCATCCTGGCGACGGGACCGAAACCCGGCGCCTACTACAACTACTCCGAAGCGCCGAGGGACGTTCTCGAGCGGGTCGCCGGCATCGAGGCGGTCTGCAAACGCCATGGCGTCAGGCTGATCGAGGCGGCGCTGCAATTTCCGCTGCTGCATCCCTCGGTCGTCTCGGTGATCCCCGGCGGCCAGCGGCCGAGCGAAGTCGAAAGCAACCGGGCGCTGCTCGACGCGAAACTGCCAGCAGCCCTTTGGGCCGACCTCAAGAAGGAAGGCCTGATGAGAGCCGATGCGCCGACCGCGTAA
- a CDS encoding HU family DNA-binding protein — protein sequence MNKNELVSAVADAASISKGDAQSAVDAVFSVITGELKKGGDVRLVGFGNFTVSKRAASTGRNPQTGAEVKIPARTVPKFSAGKGLKDAVN from the coding sequence ATGAACAAGAACGAACTGGTGTCCGCTGTCGCCGACGCCGCGAGCATTTCGAAGGGTGACGCGCAGTCGGCGGTCGATGCGGTGTTTTCCGTCATCACCGGCGAACTGAAGAAGGGCGGCGATGTCCGGCTTGTCGGCTTTGGCAACTTCACCGTGTCAAAGCGTGCGGCCTCGACTGGCCGCAACCCCCAGACCGGCGCTGAAGTGAAGATCCCGGCACGCACCGTGCCGAAGTTTTCGGCCGGCAAAGGCCTCAAGGACGCCGTCAACTAA